The bacterium genome has a window encoding:
- a CDS encoding transglycosylase domain-containing protein: protein MRKISVIILVLFLGTISKGFAYDYNTPLYQTGSAEALEQAIEIIKKSNQETPQIPSGKDLKPGKKDSRVSLLRKRLVLSGDLSPDAADSKSDTFDKETVEALIQFQRRHGIYDNGILGPESLGALNTSLDEQISKAQYNLDRIRTLSSKLSGRYILVNIPDYRLQVVDNGNVVLTMKVVAGRNERPSPTLDSSITHLILNPEWRVPASIAVKDKLPLIQKDPDFLNKNDYKVYNKDEDENGNLIPVDPSSVDWQNVSTENFPYLLVQGPGDLNPLGHIKFMFPNNNDVYLHDTPDKDFFNYPSRNFSSGCIRLEKPFVLAQYLLSDNPQWDEYAIEETLKSDTPKVASLKTPIPVHIAYITAWAGNNNQIEFRPDVYKYDNVSVAKTTEEAPPAKLLDSLFTTSLDSLPLGKLKYILPSFIQITPESTLNGSLKWNVESLSLMSVDTDMTITGVRIQHPGLASRPVMIPDLSLRGTITWDRDENSISFTNVAVGRNNVWVNATGRIVHNTSKIVDLHLSLADSSIQDVLDALPADLIPKLKGTQVAGTIGFDTVFYADSHHPEATRFEPGIRINNYALLQEPANLSVKNLKYDFMYSAKQKGVVVRQMDVSPSNPNFVPLNDLGSETRQAILKAEDINFFSHSGFNLEAIRQAIVRNVGAQGYVRGGSTITQQLAKNLFLSGERTLSRKIQEAMITYAMEQELTKERMFEIYTNIIEWGVNVYGVAEASDHYFSKSPATLTKAEATQMASIIPNPQKRDFIQNTSSFSAR from the coding sequence ATGCGCAAAATTAGCGTCATTATATTAGTACTTTTTCTGGGTACTATTTCGAAAGGCTTTGCCTACGACTATAACACCCCACTCTACCAAACGGGGTCTGCAGAGGCTCTCGAGCAAGCTATTGAAATTATTAAGAAAAGCAATCAGGAAACGCCCCAAATTCCTTCCGGAAAAGACTTAAAACCAGGAAAAAAGGATTCGCGAGTGTCACTTCTACGTAAACGCCTGGTTCTCAGTGGTGATTTAAGCCCAGATGCCGCCGACAGCAAAAGCGATACTTTCGATAAAGAAACTGTGGAAGCCCTGATCCAGTTTCAACGCCGCCACGGTATTTACGATAACGGTATTTTAGGGCCCGAAAGTTTGGGGGCTCTTAACACAAGCCTGGACGAACAGATTTCCAAAGCTCAGTATAATCTGGACCGCATCCGTACTTTATCATCCAAACTTTCGGGTCGTTATATTTTGGTCAATATTCCCGATTATCGCCTTCAGGTGGTGGATAACGGAAACGTGGTGCTCACCATGAAAGTTGTGGCGGGCCGCAACGAACGTCCTTCCCCAACACTTGATTCATCCATCACGCATCTTATTTTAAACCCCGAATGGCGCGTTCCTGCATCGATTGCCGTTAAAGACAAATTACCTCTCATTCAAAAAGACCCCGATTTTTTAAACAAAAATGACTATAAGGTTTACAACAAAGACGAAGACGAAAATGGGAATCTGATTCCTGTCGATCCTTCATCGGTAGACTGGCAAAATGTAAGCACGGAAAATTTTCCGTATTTATTAGTGCAAGGCCCGGGCGATTTAAACCCATTGGGACATATTAAATTTATGTTCCCCAATAATAACGATGTGTATCTGCACGATACTCCCGATAAAGATTTTTTTAATTATCCATCGCGCAATTTTAGCTCGGGTTGTATCCGTCTTGAAAAACCCTTCGTGTTAGCCCAGTATCTCTTAAGCGATAATCCACAGTGGGACGAATATGCTATCGAAGAAACACTTAAAAGTGATACTCCCAAAGTGGCTAGTCTTAAAACTCCTATCCCTGTTCACATTGCTTATATTACCGCTTGGGCTGGCAATAATAACCAAATCGAATTTCGTCCCGATGTGTATAAATATGATAATGTCTCTGTAGCAAAAACAACCGAAGAAGCACCACCAGCCAAATTACTCGACTCACTATTCACCACAAGTTTGGATAGTCTGCCGCTTGGGAAACTAAAATATATCTTACCTTCCTTTATTCAAATTACACCCGAAAGCACTCTTAATGGCTCTCTTAAATGGAATGTTGAAAGTTTATCGTTGATGAGTGTGGATACCGACATGACCATTACCGGCGTACGCATTCAGCACCCTGGCTTAGCGTCTCGTCCTGTGATGATTCCCGATTTATCGTTAAGAGGCACCATTACATGGGATAGAGATGAAAATTCCATCTCCTTTACTAATGTAGCGGTAGGTCGCAACAATGTATGGGTAAATGCTACAGGGCGTATTGTTCATAACACATCCAAAATAGTTGATTTACATCTCTCGCTGGCCGATTCATCTATTCAAGACGTGCTTGATGCATTACCAGCAGATTTGATTCCAAAATTAAAAGGCACACAGGTAGCGGGCACTATTGGTTTTGATACAGTTTTTTATGCCGATTCACATCATCCCGAAGCAACACGCTTTGAACCGGGCATCCGTATTAACAACTATGCACTCCTCCAAGAACCGGCCAATTTAAGTGTGAAGAATTTAAAATACGATTTTATGTACTCGGCCAAACAAAAAGGAGTTGTGGTGCGCCAGATGGATGTATCTCCCAGCAATCCCAATTTTGTACCTTTAAATGATTTGGGAAGCGAAACCCGCCAAGCTATTTTAAAAGCTGAAGATATCAATTTTTTTAGCCACAGCGGTTTTAATTTAGAGGCCATACGCCAGGCTATTGTAAGGAATGTGGGAGCGCAAGGTTATGTGCGCGGTGGTTCCACCATTACCCAGCAACTCGCCAAAAATCTTTTCTTAAGCGGCGAAAGAACTTTATCACGCAAGATACAAGAAGCCATGATCACTTACGCTATGGAACAAGAGCTTACAAAAGAAAGAATGTTTGAGATTTATACCAATATTATTGAATGGGGAGTAAACGTTTATGGTGTGGCCGAGGCCAGCGACCATTATTTTTCAAAATCTCCGGCTACACTCACAAAAGCCGAAGCCACACAAATGGCATCCATTATTCCCAATCCGCAAAAGCGCGATTTCATCCAAAATACCTCATCATTTTCGGCCCGTTAA
- a CDS encoding phosphodiester glycosidase family protein, which translates to MGKVQLTTMEIPARVDAAGHVLWPAERAHVVSVTTTIDKLAVVDINAKRAYLKEKGFTGAELQGKLNGIFANPLGGSADEVLAMADFASAQVVAGGMYFGEGGSPVARWTDAFLFFKPGAQQGRVIAPTNDHYTSGGYLMFDMAGHASLIRKNDFKYEASSHQVCQQAQCTSIEDYRLIVQSNVILVADGKEDKNPDPREATRSALVANIDGSVSIVATGTPITLAQFGDLLVKMGALHAVNLDGGPSLQMAQRKADGTIEKLIGWSANKSPNKMPSLFIVNQ; encoded by the coding sequence ATGGGCAAGGTTCAATTAACAACAATGGAAATTCCTGCGCGGGTTGATGCCGCTGGTCATGTACTATGGCCTGCCGAACGGGCGCATGTGGTTTCTGTTACCACCACAATCGACAAGTTGGCCGTGGTGGATATCAATGCCAAAAGAGCCTATTTAAAAGAAAAAGGTTTTACAGGCGCCGAGCTACAAGGCAAGCTGAATGGTATTTTTGCCAATCCTTTAGGGGGAAGTGCCGACGAAGTATTAGCCATGGCCGATTTTGCCTCGGCTCAGGTGGTTGCAGGGGGTATGTATTTTGGTGAAGGTGGTAGCCCGGTAGCCCGTTGGACAGATGCTTTTTTATTTTTTAAACCCGGTGCTCAGCAAGGCAGAGTGATTGCCCCCACCAATGATCACTACACATCCGGTGGATATTTAATGTTTGATATGGCCGGTCATGCATCGTTAATAAGAAAAAATGATTTTAAATACGAGGCTTCATCTCACCAAGTGTGCCAACAAGCTCAATGCACCAGCATAGAAGATTATCGGCTTATTGTGCAGAGCAATGTTATTTTGGTGGCTGATGGTAAAGAGGACAAAAACCCCGACCCCCGTGAAGCTACCCGCAGTGCCTTGGTGGCCAATATAGATGGCAGTGTATCAATTGTAGCAACCGGCACACCTATTACTCTGGCGCAATTTGGCGACTTACTGGTTAAAATGGGCGCCCTCCATGCTGTTAATTTAGATGGTGGCCCGTCACTTCAAATGGCGCAAAGAAAAGCGGATGGAACTATTGAAAAACTGATAGGCTGGAGCGCAAATAAATCCCCCAATAAAATGCCCTCACTGTTTATTGTGAACCAATAA
- a CDS encoding site-specific integrase — protein MAIEVIRLKKGAVYKAVLYKNRHRISRCFDRKYDAQQWLDQQHTLHQYGYQAKITFFEACRIWLENHAQTRKSPRCAEYDRRMIDNSFKPYFGDVELGKVSPYKVEGYIAQLLSTGIKKATVNRYLQTLRALLNYFVKKRHLLVNPVSLVGLFPEEDASYDYLSYEEADQFLTYAEVKHQKDKRWIYLLYLLAINTGMRWGEIAALQWDRVDFKNQRITISRSYCDVSKQIRETTKGRKIRYVGINSSLMPELKAHYERSDQKQGLVFVLNGRVLDPKNFKRDRFEKDLREAEVKRIRFHDLRHSFASHFMMKGGNLYDLQKLMGHSDISTTERYAHLSPESLVLRTELVAVHGGKNNVIDLSEKRRQQA, from the coding sequence ATGGCCATTGAAGTCATCAGGCTTAAAAAGGGTGCTGTCTATAAGGCAGTCCTTTATAAAAACCGTCACAGAATCAGCCGCTGTTTTGATCGTAAATACGATGCTCAACAGTGGCTAGACCAGCAACACACCCTCCATCAGTATGGTTATCAGGCAAAGATAACCTTTTTCGAGGCGTGCCGTATCTGGCTTGAAAATCATGCCCAGACTCGTAAGTCTCCACGATGTGCCGAATATGACCGAAGGATGATTGATAACTCCTTTAAGCCTTATTTTGGCGATGTGGAGCTTGGGAAAGTAAGCCCTTACAAAGTGGAGGGCTATATTGCTCAACTCCTCTCTACGGGAATTAAGAAAGCCACGGTAAATCGGTATCTCCAAACTTTAAGAGCTCTTTTAAACTACTTTGTAAAAAAGAGGCACTTATTGGTTAATCCGGTTTCTTTAGTCGGTCTTTTTCCTGAAGAAGATGCGAGCTACGATTATCTGAGCTATGAAGAAGCAGATCAGTTCCTCACATATGCCGAAGTAAAACACCAAAAGGATAAACGATGGATTTACCTTCTTTATCTTTTGGCTATTAATACGGGCATGCGTTGGGGCGAGATTGCCGCTCTACAATGGGATCGAGTTGATTTTAAAAATCAACGGATCACCATTTCGCGGAGCTACTGCGATGTATCAAAGCAGATACGCGAGACTACCAAAGGACGAAAAATAAGATACGTGGGTATTAATTCTTCCCTAATGCCAGAACTTAAGGCTCATTATGAGCGGTCCGATCAGAAGCAAGGCCTAGTATTTGTATTAAATGGCCGGGTCTTAGACCCCAAAAACTTCAAGCGGGATCGTTTTGAAAAAGACTTAAGAGAAGCAGAGGTAAAAAGAATTCGATTCCACGACTTACGACACTCGTTCGCCTCTCATTTCATGATGAAAGGTGGGAACCTTTATGATCTCCAAAAATTGATGGGACATAGCGATATCAGCACGACTGAACGCTACGCTCATCTATCACCGGAGTCACTGGTCTTACGGACAGAACTAGTCGCTGTTCATGGCGGGAAAAATAACGTCATTGATCTTAGCGAAAAACGTCGTCAACAAGCTTAA
- a CDS encoding helix-turn-helix domain-containing protein encodes MKKLRNNQQPAAMLFDNPLWDINKTAAMLSVSVSTLRDWVYKRQIPFKKVGNLVRFDPSEIQKWIEERNHYGH; translated from the coding sequence ATGAAGAAACTGAGGAATAACCAGCAACCAGCAGCAATGCTCTTTGATAATCCATTATGGGATATAAACAAAACTGCCGCTATGCTCTCAGTTTCCGTGAGCACTCTCCGGGACTGGGTCTATAAACGGCAGATTCCTTTCAAGAAAGTCGGGAACCTCGTGCGGTTTGATCCTTCCGAAATCCAGAAATGGATTGAGGAAAGGAACCATTATGGCCATTGA
- a CDS encoding bifunctional DNA primase/polymerase has translation MKTENKKLAAALEYQKRGWPVFPLHNPQNGGGCSCGNKECKSVGKHPRTTHGFNDATTEPDQIEKWWNACPDANIGICTGAKSGLVVIDIDPRHGGDTNLLELERKHGKLPETVESLTGGGGRHILFQYPVRKIKTNAGELGKGIDIRADGGYIVAPPSTHVTGKSYEWEICHQPEDISLAPLPPWIESHGDDVKQDTHSKSWIVDALNNLGEGNRNETFTKLAGRLNHDGYTPEEIINLLQPHAHEVGFDQKELKNLVVGLCNRYPKVKGVLPTPNLIKLTSLKELMAEPEEVFDYLIEGLLPKGGLSLIVAKPKTGKSTLSRQIALAVARGKDCLGRKVQRGSVIYLALEERRADFKNHFKAMGALEDENILAFIGMAPSDCIIQLRAIAETKKPALIIVDTLARITKIKDLNDYSQTVSGLDPLLGIAREVGAHVMLLHHAKKGEGKGIDMALGSTALTGGVDTIICLNRTEEYRTIATIQRDGNDIPETILSFDPITKITSLAGTREEEELKRMERAILEFLYPLTEPIPETEIHQNIEGKRPVRQKALRKLVQENKVIRIGEGKKGKPYFYSGNTGFLVPFIEEEPENQNSWDEKELANEETEE, from the coding sequence ATGAAAACGGAAAACAAAAAGCTCGCAGCTGCACTTGAATATCAAAAAAGAGGATGGCCTGTTTTTCCACTTCATAACCCGCAAAATGGAGGCGGATGTTCATGTGGGAATAAAGAATGTAAAAGCGTAGGCAAGCATCCTCGAACCACACACGGGTTTAATGATGCCACTACGGAACCAGATCAAATTGAAAAATGGTGGAATGCTTGTCCAGACGCAAACATTGGAATATGCACAGGCGCAAAATCCGGCTTAGTAGTTATTGATATTGATCCGAGGCATGGAGGAGATACCAATCTTCTTGAACTTGAAAGGAAGCACGGAAAATTACCGGAAACTGTGGAAAGCCTTACGGGAGGTGGTGGTAGACATATTCTATTCCAGTATCCAGTAAGAAAAATTAAAACTAACGCTGGTGAACTAGGTAAAGGGATCGATATCAGAGCTGATGGTGGTTACATTGTGGCTCCTCCCAGTACGCATGTGACCGGGAAATCATACGAGTGGGAGATATGCCACCAGCCTGAAGACATTTCACTCGCCCCTTTACCTCCCTGGATTGAATCTCATGGCGACGATGTAAAACAAGATACTCATTCAAAAAGTTGGATTGTTGATGCCCTAAACAATTTAGGTGAAGGCAATCGGAACGAGACATTTACAAAGCTCGCGGGGAGACTCAACCATGATGGGTATACGCCAGAAGAAATAATAAATCTTTTACAGCCTCATGCTCATGAGGTTGGTTTCGATCAAAAGGAATTAAAAAATCTGGTAGTAGGTCTTTGCAATAGATACCCAAAAGTAAAAGGGGTGCTCCCGACACCAAATCTTATAAAACTTACCTCCCTCAAAGAACTAATGGCCGAACCGGAGGAAGTATTCGATTACTTAATTGAAGGGTTATTACCAAAAGGTGGGCTCTCTTTAATTGTAGCAAAACCAAAAACTGGTAAATCTACGCTTTCACGTCAAATAGCTCTGGCAGTGGCCAGAGGCAAAGATTGCTTGGGCCGAAAAGTCCAGCGAGGTTCTGTAATATACTTAGCTTTAGAGGAACGTAGAGCGGATTTTAAAAATCATTTTAAGGCTATGGGTGCCCTAGAGGATGAGAATATTTTAGCGTTTATTGGAATGGCTCCCAGTGATTGTATAATTCAGTTACGTGCTATTGCTGAAACAAAAAAACCCGCACTCATTATTGTAGATACCCTGGCAAGAATAACTAAAATTAAAGACCTTAATGATTATTCTCAAACAGTTTCCGGACTTGACCCTTTATTAGGTATTGCGAGGGAGGTTGGCGCTCATGTCATGCTCCTTCATCATGCAAAAAAAGGAGAGGGAAAAGGTATTGATATGGCCCTAGGTTCCACAGCTTTGACGGGAGGGGTAGACACTATCATTTGTCTTAATAGAACGGAGGAATACCGTACTATCGCCACAATACAACGAGACGGAAACGATATTCCAGAAACTATATTAAGTTTCGATCCTATTACTAAAATAACCTCTTTAGCAGGTACTCGAGAGGAAGAAGAACTAAAGCGGATGGAAAGAGCAATTTTAGAATTCCTTTATCCTCTAACAGAACCAATACCAGAAACAGAGATACATCAAAATATTGAAGGCAAACGGCCTGTTCGCCAAAAGGCGCTTAGAAAATTGGTTCAAGAAAACAAAGTGATACGAATAGGTGAAGGGAAAAAAGGGAAGCCGTACTTTTATTCTGGTAATACTGGTTTCCTAGTTCCTTTTATAGAGGAAGAACCAGAAAACCAGAATTCTTGGGACGAAAAGGAGCTTGCAAATGAAGAAACTGAGGAATAA
- a CDS encoding helix-turn-helix transcriptional regulator, which produces MIKVITFKLKELLKKEGYEGWSYRKLAKEIGVSHLPIWKMLNNAPYNPSLEMLDKLCSFLKVQPGDLLKHQK; this is translated from the coding sequence ATGATTAAAGTGATTACTTTTAAACTTAAAGAATTATTAAAAAAAGAAGGTTACGAAGGCTGGTCTTATCGAAAGCTAGCCAAGGAAATAGGTGTATCTCATTTGCCTATATGGAAAATGTTAAACAACGCGCCCTATAACCCCTCTTTAGAAATGTTAGATAAGTTGTGTTCCTTTTTAAAAGTTCAGCCGGGGGACCTTCTAAAACATCAAAAATAA
- a CDS encoding recombinase family protein, protein MMKIAIYARVSTLNHGQDPITQLFPLREYCKNRGFEVYKEYVDYISGIKEKRPQLDQLLLEAKQRKFDAILVWKLDRLGRSLKHLVTLIDEFHALGIQFISHTEGMDTTTPAGKLLFNIVGSIAGFERDLIRERVKAGLEKAKNNGKRLGRPTANYSTARIRLLKYKGLSTRAIASSLGISNATVSRVLQNVQKSSYVNA, encoded by the coding sequence ATGATGAAAATCGCAATTTATGCCCGAGTATCAACTCTAAATCACGGCCAAGATCCCATTACCCAACTATTCCCTCTCCGGGAGTATTGTAAAAATAGAGGTTTTGAAGTTTATAAAGAGTATGTGGATTATATTTCGGGGATTAAGGAGAAACGTCCACAGCTCGATCAATTGCTGTTAGAAGCTAAACAAAGAAAGTTTGATGCCATACTCGTTTGGAAGCTTGATAGATTGGGCAGATCTTTAAAGCATCTAGTAACCTTAATCGATGAATTTCATGCCTTGGGGATTCAGTTCATTAGCCATACCGAAGGAATGGACACAACAACACCAGCCGGTAAACTACTTTTTAACATAGTAGGGTCTATTGCAGGTTTCGAACGAGACTTAATCAGAGAAAGGGTCAAGGCCGGATTGGAAAAGGCCAAAAATAACGGGAAAAGATTGGGGCGCCCAACAGCTAATTACTCTACTGCACGCATAAGACTGCTTAAATATAAGGGCTTATCAACAAGAGCCATTGCTTCAAGCTTGGGAATCAGCAATGCCACGGTATCAAGGGTGTTACAAAACGTACAAAAAAGTAGCTACGTAAATGCCTAA
- a CDS encoding helix-turn-helix domain-containing protein: MKPRFIKLTPDLYQSLQNLLKRADEDKRFRLVRRVRTILLSHEGFTSCQIAFQLSYPLSRVSEWIRRYEAEGVEGLIERGRTGRPSFLTDKQKNKLKTILSKGPQENGYLCPAWNLDNFSQTIEDKFQLAYHPRHVRKLLLKHALS; this comes from the coding sequence ATGAAGCCGCGTTTTATAAAACTTACACCTGACCTCTATCAATCCCTACAAAATCTTTTAAAGCGAGCTGATGAAGATAAACGATTTAGATTGGTTAGACGAGTTAGGACGATCTTATTAAGCCACGAAGGGTTTACCAGCTGTCAAATTGCCTTTCAACTTTCTTATCCTCTTTCACGAGTATCTGAATGGATAAGACGCTATGAAGCAGAAGGAGTAGAAGGGTTAATAGAAAGAGGCAGAACTGGGAGGCCTAGTTTTCTGACGGATAAGCAAAAAAATAAATTAAAAACGATTTTAAGCAAAGGCCCTCAGGAAAATGGATATCTTTGTCCGGCTTGGAATTTAGATAATTTTTCTCAAACCATCGAGGATAAGTTTCAATTGGCCTATCACCCCCGCCATGTTCGAAAGTTACTGCTTAAACATGCATTATCTTAA
- a CDS encoding DUF3192 domain-containing protein, which produces MNKTNHIIFIICTFLVFNACGVANTVSISSSISGYNKAKNQVRLGDPKNKVLSILEPTQRSLFKGARKPPESFLDQSGKLTEIYYFRSSRQADGLTTDDEFTPYVFYDDRLVAIGWASMGGPHTQGQTRPQINIRTTNTIYR; this is translated from the coding sequence ATGAATAAAACTAATCATATTATATTTATCATATGTACTTTTTTGGTATTTAACGCATGTGGGGTTGCCAATACAGTAAGCATATCTTCATCCATTAGTGGCTATAATAAAGCAAAGAACCAGGTCCGATTAGGTGATCCCAAGAACAAAGTATTATCAATACTAGAGCCCACACAAAGAAGTCTTTTTAAAGGCGCAAGAAAACCACCAGAATCTTTTTTAGATCAGAGCGGTAAATTGACTGAGATTTATTATTTTAGGAGCAGCAGGCAAGCTGATGGTTTAACTACAGATGACGAATTTACACCTTATGTATTTTATGATGACAGATTAGTAGCCATTGGATGGGCTTCGATGGGCGGACCTCACACTCAAGGACAAACCAGACCTCAAATTAATATCCGCACAACAAACACAATATACCGCTAG
- a CDS encoding helix-turn-helix domain-containing protein — protein MPAERIAKRKTSEKTLEESKLLIKVGKRIASLTAKRGVSLEKVAYEGGVSKGYLYDLIRGKGNPSLLILSRISSSLEVEIKDLIS, from the coding sequence ATGCCTGCCGAAAGGATTGCTAAAAGAAAAACCTCTGAAAAGACACTCGAAGAGTCTAAACTTTTGATAAAAGTGGGAAAACGTATAGCTTCTTTAACTGCTAAACGTGGTGTCAGCTTAGAAAAAGTTGCTTATGAAGGGGGCGTTTCTAAGGGATACCTCTATGACCTGATACGAGGAAAAGGCAATCCTTCACTTCTTATATTATCACGCATATCCTCCTCTCTAGAAGTTGAAATCAAAGATCTAATCTCCTAG
- a CDS encoding ATP-binding protein, whose product MSIKQKPLSEITEEDLWDLVHDKVIENKNIDYKKDVPGNADKDKKEFLADVSSFANAGGGDIIFGISEKSEDGLNTGFPEDVCGVTVNLDSLKLKLESSIRDGISPRIIGCQFQIVPLSSGTNVLIIRIPYSYQGPHAVTFSGTFRFYSRNSSGKYPLDVGELKSAFLNQSNIGDSIRQYNLERTSKIIAGETPCQLRKPPLIIVHFNPLDREENIDIVSLERSYTDHKLIYYTTGNWRFNIDGLLVQSINKDGVYLAYTQVFRNGIVEGVTEMPSVHTSGTIAIYAIQNKLIDFIKHYLSVIEKYGKSYPIQVSIKFYGMKELNINLTRFDEMDGDHSFDRDLIVLPDVLINDDDDRPMPIKLRPCFDALWQAAGWPGAKNYDAEGNWTSEPR is encoded by the coding sequence ATGAGTATAAAACAAAAGCCTCTCAGTGAAATTACAGAAGAAGATCTGTGGGACCTGGTACACGATAAAGTAATTGAAAATAAGAATATCGATTATAAAAAAGATGTACCGGGTAACGCCGATAAAGATAAAAAAGAGTTTCTGGCGGATGTGTCTTCTTTTGCCAATGCAGGAGGTGGAGATATAATTTTCGGGATTAGTGAAAAATCTGAAGATGGCCTTAACACGGGGTTCCCCGAAGATGTATGCGGAGTAACGGTTAATTTAGATTCGCTCAAATTAAAACTAGAAAGCTCAATTAGAGACGGGATAAGCCCCCGGATTATAGGCTGTCAATTTCAAATAGTTCCCCTATCTTCAGGAACTAACGTACTAATTATACGTATCCCTTATAGCTACCAAGGGCCGCATGCTGTTACATTTTCTGGCACATTTAGATTTTACTCAAGAAACTCTAGTGGGAAATACCCCTTAGATGTTGGTGAGCTCAAATCCGCTTTTCTAAATCAATCTAATATTGGCGATTCAATTCGCCAATATAACTTAGAACGAACCTCAAAAATTATAGCGGGCGAAACACCCTGCCAACTGCGTAAACCCCCACTCATTATTGTCCATTTCAATCCGTTAGATAGAGAAGAAAATATTGATATCGTATCGTTAGAAAGATCTTACACGGATCATAAATTGATATACTACACGACTGGGAACTGGAGATTTAATATAGATGGTCTTTTAGTTCAAAGTATTAACAAGGATGGAGTTTATCTGGCCTATACACAGGTATTTAGGAATGGAATAGTAGAAGGAGTAACTGAAATGCCGTCTGTTCATACTTCTGGAACTATTGCAATCTATGCAATTCAAAATAAATTGATTGATTTTATTAAGCACTACTTAAGTGTTATTGAAAAATATGGAAAGAGCTATCCCATTCAAGTTTCTATAAAGTTTTATGGCATGAAAGAACTTAATATTAATTTGACCAGATTTGATGAAATGGATGGGGACCACTCTTTTGATAGAGATTTAATAGTTTTACCTGATGTCCTTATCAATGACGACGACGATCGTCCTATGCCAATAAAATTAAGGCCGTGCTTCGATGCATTATGGCAAGCCGCAGGATGGCCAGGCGCAAAAAATTATGATGCGGAAGGGAATTGGACATCAGAACCAAGATAA
- a CDS encoding DUF4215 domain-containing protein — MQTSCTTCPANTFEAFEGGIECLPCPDGYESDAGSMTCTSICGNGTINTDNNEACDDSNLDNMDGCDEACMYEENVDLEELNSTIDFESLTPGETFEIIGDSTANTSLTRAISCNCTWTLNPESFGTLTVEGSSCVAQLSDVTETSQANLEVEVSCDDASTVTRNQTLISTVTPESEGSGSSAGGCSLRPER, encoded by the coding sequence ATGCAAACATCTTGCACCACCTGCCCTGCCAACACATTTGAAGCTTTTGAAGGCGGCATTGAGTGTCTTCCTTGCCCGGATGGTTACGAATCGGATGCAGGATCGATGACCTGCACCTCTATTTGTGGAAACGGTACCATCAATACCGATAACAATGAAGCCTGCGACGACAGCAACTTAGACAACATGGATGGCTGTGATGAAGCCTGTATGTATGAAGAAAATGTTGATTTGGAAGAGTTAAACAGCACTATTGATTTTGAAAGCCTTACACCCGGCGAAACTTTTGAAATTATCGGCGATAGCACAGCAAACACATCACTCACCCGTGCTATTTCATGCAATTGCACCTGGACACTCAATCCCGAGAGCTTTGGTACATTAACGGTAGAAGGCTCAAGCTGCGTAGCCCAGTTAAGTGATGTAACAGAAACAAGTCAGGCTAATTTGGAAGTAGAAGTAAGTTGTGATGACGCAAGCACCGTAACCCGCAATCAAACGCTCATTTCAACTGTAACACCCGAATCGGAAGGATCAGGTTCATCGGCAGGTGGCTGTTCGCTAAGGCCGGAGAGATAA